In one window of Candidatus Methylomirabilota bacterium DNA:
- a CDS encoding ABC transporter substrate-binding protein, which yields MLMRRALTTLTALLIALTLAAEPALAQKKTLVVALSQDPDILDPTLSRTYVGRIIFAQMCEKLYEIDENLKIFPQLAADMPAFIDGGKTVTIKLRPGVKFNDGTPMNAESVRYSLDRHLNMKGSNRRSELESVNSIEVVDPLTVRLRLKTPFSPLVAILADRSGMPVSPAAANKLGDKFGTAPVCVGPWQFVERISQDRIVLEKSPHYFDKGAAKFDRLVFRIIPDDNVRLANLRSGDIDMMHLVGPTDAANLRKEGKFDVSSVTGIGYSGLTINLRNKNGKPPQPPGDLGTPLANDPRVREALDLSIDRVALNQVAWDGQYTPGCTPISPVSPFADKSRNCPARDVAKAKKLLADAGLAGGYSFEMMIVNEPQQRRAGEVIQGMAKDAGFNIRLKPSEFASALNENDAGKDQAFLIGWSGRVDPDANIFQFHTCGATLNTTQSCDEGVDAILNRAREVSDLTQRASLYRQAVDKFAFGRRNILYLYHLNYIVAYPKSLKGYKAVPDGLIRIKGATWQ from the coding sequence ATGCTCATGCGGCGCGCGCTGACGACGCTCACGGCCCTCCTGATCGCCCTCACGCTGGCGGCGGAGCCGGCCCTGGCCCAGAAGAAGACCCTGGTGGTAGCGCTCAGCCAGGACCCCGACATCCTCGATCCCACCCTATCCCGCACCTATGTCGGGCGCATCATCTTTGCCCAGATGTGCGAAAAGCTGTACGAGATCGACGAGAACCTGAAGATCTTCCCCCAGCTCGCCGCCGACATGCCCGCCTTCATTGACGGCGGGAAGACCGTCACGATCAAGCTGCGTCCGGGCGTCAAGTTCAACGACGGCACGCCCATGAACGCGGAGTCCGTCCGCTACTCGCTGGACCGCCACCTCAACATGAAGGGCTCCAACCGGCGCAGCGAGCTCGAGTCGGTCAACAGCATCGAGGTCGTGGATCCGCTGACCGTGCGGCTCAGGCTCAAGACGCCCTTCTCCCCGCTCGTGGCGATCTTGGCCGACCGCTCCGGGATGCCCGTCTCGCCGGCTGCGGCGAACAAGCTTGGCGACAAGTTCGGCACCGCGCCGGTCTGCGTGGGGCCGTGGCAGTTCGTGGAGCGCATCTCCCAGGACCGGATCGTGCTCGAGAAATCGCCGCACTACTTCGACAAGGGCGCCGCGAAATTCGACCGCCTGGTCTTCCGCATCATCCCCGACGACAACGTGCGCCTGGCGAATTTGCGCTCGGGTGACATCGACATGATGCATCTCGTCGGACCGACGGATGCCGCCAACCTCCGTAAGGAGGGGAAGTTCGACGTCTCGAGCGTGACGGGCATCGGCTACTCGGGGCTGACGATCAACCTTCGCAATAAGAATGGCAAGCCGCCCCAGCCGCCCGGCGATCTGGGCACTCCGCTGGCCAACGACCCACGCGTGCGCGAGGCGCTGGACCTCTCCATCGACCGCGTGGCGCTCAACCAGGTCGCCTGGGACGGCCAGTACACGCCGGGCTGCACGCCCATCTCGCCCGTGAGCCCCTTCGCCGACAAGAGCCGCAATTGCCCCGCGCGTGACGTCGCCAAGGCCAAGAAGCTCCTGGCCGACGCCGGCCTGGCCGGCGGCTACAGCTTCGAGATGATGATCGTCAACGAGCCCCAGCAGCGGCGGGCCGGTGAGGTCATCCAGGGGATGGCGAAAGACGCGGGCTTCAACATCAGACTCAAGCCCTCCGAGTTCGCCTCGGCGCTCAACGAGAATGACGCGGGCAAGGACCAGGCCTTCCTCATCGGCTGGAGCGGCCGGGTGGACCCGGACGCGAACATCTTCCAGTTCCATACCTGCGGCGCCACCCTCAACACCACGCAATCATGCGACGAGGGCGTGGACGCGATCCTGAACCGGGCGCGCGAGGTCAGCGACCTGACCCAGCGCGCGTCCCTGTACCGCCAGGCCGTGGACAAGTTCGCCTTCGGCCGGCGCAACATCCTCTACCTTTACCACCTCAACTACATCGTCGCGTACCCGAAGAGCCTCAAGGGATACAAGGCTGTGCCGGACGGCCTCATCCGCATCAAGGGCGCGACCTGGCAGTAG
- a CDS encoding MBL fold metallo-hydrolase yields the protein MTPLKFGDVTVSKVVELDRSATPVGFMLPDATPERIAAQREWLGPELLDPVTGNHRATIHSYIVRTPWHTIVIDTCVGNDKPRNGVQPWHMRSGSYLADLSAAGLKPEDVDLVVCTHLHVDHVGWNTRLVGARWVPTFPKAKYIFARDEFEFWKKESETGKEEFGLIDDSVMPIVKAGLAELVPSDYVIDDRLQLEPSPGHTPGHVNVRLRTKAGEAVFTGDMMHRPIQVAETDWNSRFCSDGPLARKTRRAFVEKHAGADVTILAAHFPVPGRIVAPGGTARFQPLAS from the coding sequence ATGACCCCGCTCAAGTTCGGCGACGTCACGGTCAGCAAGGTGGTCGAGCTCGACCGCTCCGCCACTCCCGTCGGCTTCATGCTCCCGGACGCGACGCCCGAGCGGATCGCCGCGCAGCGCGAGTGGCTGGGGCCCGAGCTGCTCGACCCCGTCACGGGGAATCACAGGGCGACCATCCACTCCTACATCGTCCGCACGCCCTGGCACACCATCGTCATCGACACCTGCGTCGGCAACGACAAGCCGCGCAACGGCGTTCAGCCCTGGCACATGCGCAGCGGCTCGTATCTGGCGGACCTGTCGGCGGCCGGCCTCAAGCCCGAGGACGTGGACCTCGTCGTCTGCACGCACCTGCACGTGGACCACGTCGGGTGGAACACGCGGCTCGTGGGAGCCCGCTGGGTGCCGACCTTCCCCAAGGCGAAGTACATCTTCGCGCGCGACGAGTTCGAGTTCTGGAAGAAGGAGAGCGAGACGGGCAAGGAAGAGTTCGGGCTGATCGACGACAGCGTCATGCCCATCGTCAAGGCCGGTCTCGCCGAGCTGGTGCCGAGCGACTACGTCATCGACGACAGGCTCCAGCTCGAGCCCTCGCCGGGACATACACCGGGGCACGTCAACGTGCGCCTCCGGACCAAGGCGGGCGAGGCCGTGTTCACGGGCGACATGATGCACCGGCCCATCCAGGTCGCCGAGACCGACTGGAACAGCCGCTTCTGCAGCGACGGGCCGCTGGCGCGAAAGACGCGGCGCGCCTTTGTCGAGAAGCACGCCGGTGCCGACGTCACGATCCTGGCCGCCCACTTCCCCGTGCCCGGGCGCATCGTCGCCCCCGGCGGCACGGCGCGCTTCCAGCCTCTCGCCTCTTAG
- a CDS encoding sigma-54 dependent transcriptional regulator, giving the protein MSEQATLLVADDDPAVRQSLERTLMREGYAVVLAPDGQAALDLLRKGGVDLLLSDLKMPGLTGLELLKEAKAVAPDVDVILLTAFGTVEEAVRAMKDGAIDFLTKPLQRVQLLRVVRQALERRSLIQQNRALQRRLDDLLGEGNAIGVSPAFKQMMTLIEQVADSSATVLIQGESGTGKELAARAIHDRSPRRQGPFIAVNCAALPETLLESELFGYEKGAFTGAAGRKEGRFELADGGTLFLDEVADLSPVTQPKILRVLQEGEFERVGGTRTIRVDVRIVTATNQDLAQLVRDKRFREDLYYRLNVITITTPPLRERREDIRVLAQHFLRLYAAKNNRALEAFSDEAMGCLEAYRWPGNVRELENVVERAVVLARGAVIEVGNLPGNVTERSVTFTREVPEPGQPAAPGAVPDGVFTIRIGTPLAEIDQRVLEETLRFAKGNRTVTAKLLGVDPKTVFRKLKQAEGGADEPSDKAPEA; this is encoded by the coding sequence ATGTCTGAACAGGCGACGCTGCTGGTGGCCGACGACGACCCTGCGGTGCGGCAGAGCCTCGAGCGCACGCTCATGCGGGAGGGTTACGCCGTGGTGCTGGCTCCCGACGGGCAGGCCGCCCTCGACCTGCTCCGGAAGGGCGGTGTCGATCTCCTGCTCTCCGACCTCAAGATGCCGGGGCTGACCGGGCTCGAGCTCCTGAAGGAAGCCAAGGCCGTGGCGCCCGATGTGGACGTCATCCTTCTGACGGCCTTCGGCACCGTCGAGGAGGCCGTCCGCGCGATGAAGGACGGCGCCATCGACTTCCTGACCAAGCCGCTCCAGCGCGTCCAGCTGCTGCGCGTGGTCCGGCAGGCGCTCGAGCGCCGTTCGCTGATCCAGCAGAACCGCGCGCTGCAGCGGCGCCTGGACGATCTCCTGGGCGAAGGCAATGCCATCGGCGTCAGCCCGGCCTTCAAGCAGATGATGACCTTGATCGAGCAGGTCGCCGACAGCTCGGCGACCGTCCTGATCCAGGGCGAGAGCGGCACCGGCAAGGAGCTGGCCGCGCGTGCCATCCACGACCGGTCACCGCGTCGGCAGGGGCCATTCATCGCCGTCAACTGCGCCGCGCTGCCCGAGACCTTACTCGAATCCGAGCTCTTCGGCTACGAGAAGGGTGCCTTCACCGGCGCCGCCGGCCGCAAGGAGGGGCGCTTCGAGCTGGCCGACGGCGGCACGCTCTTCCTCGATGAAGTCGCCGACCTTTCCCCCGTCACGCAGCCGAAGATCCTCCGGGTCCTCCAGGAGGGCGAGTTCGAGCGGGTGGGCGGCACACGCACCATCCGGGTCGACGTGCGCATCGTCACCGCGACCAACCAGGACCTGGCCCAGCTGGTGCGCGACAAGCGCTTCCGCGAGGATCTCTACTACCGGCTCAACGTCATCACGATCACGACGCCGCCGCTTCGCGAGCGCCGCGAGGACATCCGGGTGCTGGCCCAGCATTTCCTGCGCCTCTACGCCGCCAAGAACAACCGCGCCCTCGAGGCTTTCAGCGACGAGGCGATGGGCTGCCTCGAGGCCTACCGCTGGCCGGGCAACGTCCGCGAGCTCGAGAACGTCGTCGAGCGCGCGGTGGTGCTGGCTCGCGGCGCCGTCATCGAGGTCGGCAACCTGCCCGGGAACGTCACGGAGCGCTCGGTCACGTTCACCCGCGAAGTGCCGGAGCCAGGGCAGCCGGCCGCGCCGGGCGCGGTGCCGGACGGCGTCTTCACGATCCGCATCGGCACGCCGCTGGCCGAGATCGATCAGCGCGTTCTCGAGGAGACGCTGCGGTTCGCGAAGGGCAACCGCACCGTCACCGCCAAGCTGCTCGGCGTCGATCCCAAGACGGTCTTCCGCAAGCTCAAGCAGGCCGAAGGGGGCGCCGACGAACCCTCCGACAAGGCGCCGGAGGCCTGA
- a CDS encoding amidase encodes MNEESLAGLAAGIRARRISPVEAVERCLARIRKWDSRLHAFIRLDEEGALEAARSLEADAAAGRWRGPLHGVPLGFKDLCHLHGLPTSCGTRMPEYFVGAGECSAARRLLDAGAISLGKLNMTELAMGAYGDNAHHGDVDNPWLAGHAAGGSSSGSAAGVAAGFFAGAVGSDTGGSIRLPAGCCGVVGIKPTYGRVSRAGAMVLSWSMDHLGPLAWTARDAALMLKVMAGRDPADATASRRAVPDYAGGLEGGISGVRIGLPENYFFEGVDEEIAVGVRQAARQLEGLGARVSEIRLPDPRDMTDVAMLITRAEASTIHARVFRERPQDLQPVARARLQVGFGISAYDYLQALRLRAKLTRAFVREVFAEVDVLLTPVIPESPPALAALKTATVDEFNARAGRFSRLTRPFNGSGLPAISVPCGFTAAGLPLGFQAVGRPFDEALLLRLGHTYQEAAGWHRRRPSLD; translated from the coding sequence ATGAATGAGGAGAGCCTGGCGGGCCTTGCTGCGGGCATCAGGGCGCGGCGGATCTCCCCGGTCGAGGCTGTCGAGCGCTGCCTGGCCAGGATCCGGAAGTGGGACAGTCGCCTCCACGCCTTCATCCGCCTCGACGAGGAGGGCGCGCTCGAGGCGGCGCGCTCTCTCGAGGCCGACGCCGCGGCCGGGCGCTGGCGCGGGCCGCTCCACGGCGTGCCGCTGGGCTTCAAGGACCTCTGCCACCTCCACGGCCTGCCGACCTCCTGCGGCACGCGCATGCCCGAGTACTTCGTCGGCGCGGGCGAGTGCTCCGCGGCGCGGCGGCTCCTCGACGCCGGCGCCATCAGCCTGGGCAAGCTCAACATGACGGAGCTCGCGATGGGCGCCTACGGTGACAACGCCCACCACGGTGATGTCGACAATCCGTGGCTCGCGGGGCATGCGGCCGGCGGCTCATCGAGCGGCTCGGCCGCGGGAGTCGCGGCGGGGTTCTTCGCGGGCGCCGTCGGATCGGACACGGGCGGCTCCATCCGGCTCCCCGCCGGCTGCTGCGGTGTCGTCGGCATCAAGCCGACGTACGGCCGCGTCAGTCGCGCGGGCGCCATGGTGCTGTCATGGTCCATGGACCACCTGGGCCCGCTCGCCTGGACCGCGCGGGATGCCGCGCTGATGTTGAAGGTGATGGCCGGGCGCGATCCGGCCGACGCGACCGCGAGCCGCCGCGCGGTGCCCGATTACGCGGGCGGGCTCGAGGGCGGCATCAGCGGGGTGCGGATCGGCCTGCCGGAGAACTACTTCTTCGAGGGCGTGGACGAGGAGATCGCCGTCGGTGTCCGGCAAGCCGCGCGGCAGCTCGAGGGGCTGGGCGCGCGGGTCAGCGAGATCCGCCTCCCCGATCCCAGGGACATGACGGACGTGGCCATGCTGATCACGCGCGCGGAGGCCTCGACGATCCACGCCCGGGTGTTCCGGGAGCGGCCGCAGGATCTCCAGCCCGTGGCGCGAGCGCGCCTCCAGGTGGGCTTCGGCATCTCCGCGTACGATTATCTCCAGGCGCTTCGCTTGCGCGCGAAGCTGACGCGGGCCTTCGTGCGCGAGGTCTTCGCGGAGGTGGACGTGCTGCTCACGCCCGTGATCCCCGAGTCGCCGCCCGCGCTGGCCGCGCTCAAGACCGCCACGGTGGACGAGTTCAACGCGCGGGCGGGGCGCTTCTCACGCTTGACGCGGCCGTTCAACGGCTCGGGGCTGCCCGCGATCTCCGTGCCCTGCGGCTTCACGGCCGCGGGGCTGCCGCTCGGCTTCCAGGCGGTGGGGCGACCTTTCGACGAGGCGCTCTTGCTGAGGCTGGGGCACACGTACCAGGAAGCCGCCGGCTGGCATCGCCGCCGGCCGTCGTTGGATTGA
- a CDS encoding crotonase/enoyl-CoA hydratase family protein, whose amino-acid sequence MAFEQIRYDAVDGVATVTLNRPEKLNAVTSVLLRELIAAFDDADADDTVRAVIVTGAGRAFCAGADLSAGTQTFDRSKRQRPEGDGEHRDGGGLVALRIYDMKKPVIAAINGPAVGFGVTMTLPMDIRIASSAARLGFVFARRGVVPEACSTWFLPRLVGMQRAAEWVYTGRVFGAEEALAGGLVSRVVPPDALLPTALALAREIADNTSAVSVALARQMMWKLLGTDHPMDGHRLDSRGMAWTGRSADAREGIASFLEKRPPRFTLKPSRDMPPFYPWWSERSFK is encoded by the coding sequence GTGGCCTTCGAGCAGATCCGCTACGACGCCGTTGACGGCGTCGCCACCGTCACGCTCAACCGGCCCGAGAAGCTCAATGCCGTTACGAGCGTGCTGCTGCGCGAGCTCATCGCGGCCTTCGATGACGCCGACGCGGACGACACCGTCCGCGCGGTGATCGTGACGGGCGCCGGGCGGGCCTTCTGTGCCGGTGCGGACCTGTCCGCCGGTACACAGACTTTTGACCGCTCCAAGCGGCAGCGCCCGGAGGGCGACGGCGAGCACCGTGACGGCGGCGGGCTCGTAGCGCTCCGGATCTACGACATGAAGAAGCCGGTGATCGCAGCCATCAACGGCCCGGCCGTAGGCTTCGGCGTCACGATGACGCTTCCCATGGATATCCGCATCGCCTCGTCGGCGGCGCGCTTGGGCTTCGTCTTCGCGCGGCGCGGCGTCGTGCCGGAAGCCTGCAGCACGTGGTTCCTGCCTCGGCTCGTCGGCATGCAGCGCGCCGCCGAGTGGGTCTACACGGGGCGGGTCTTCGGGGCGGAGGAGGCGCTCGCCGGCGGGCTCGTGAGCCGCGTCGTGCCGCCCGACGCGCTGTTGCCGACGGCGCTCGCCCTGGCGCGAGAGATCGCGGACAACACGTCCGCCGTCTCAGTAGCGCTGGCCAGGCAGATGATGTGGAAGCTCCTGGGCACGGATCACCCGATGGATGGGCACCGCCTCGACTCGCGCGGCATGGCCTGGACCGGACGCTCCGCGGACGCCCGTGAAGGCATCGCCTCCTTTCTCGAGAAGCGCCCGCCTCGCTTCACTCTCAAGCCCAGCCGGGACATGCCGCCCTTCTACCCGTGGTGGAGCGAGCGCTCCTTTAAGTGA
- a CDS encoding MFS transporter, which produces MGPGRLFRLDRTRLLCVLLFCNTFGVGAFGPLLPEIGRTQSLADWQLGMAAAAFGFARMAAAMPTGLLVARRLAATLMAAPAVLIAGLLLLVSSGPFPILLAGRFLLGVAHTLTMVGGLTAILLEDQGPGASLRLNKFEFSGMLGLLGGLCVVGIMPAAWGWKVSLVLASMPALIPLFLIPAMGRAFPKAPRAERDVAPAEERLTERRGDTGVVALMFSAGIVFALSWSAVSAFVIPIRGTREFGLSRTGISWLLAMTQVIDLAVLIPVGRLADRVGRGLVLGAVCVALGLGTLGVGLGSFPWFALGCACFGLGLGGWMLPLGVIREHTPVSRLAWQTGLYRVGVDSAIFLGPLVAGVLEGGGQRVFLAVIGGGALLLGARFIWRPSP; this is translated from the coding sequence ATGGGCCCGGGGCGCCTCTTCCGGCTCGACCGGACGCGCCTCCTCTGCGTCCTCCTCTTCTGCAACACCTTCGGCGTGGGCGCCTTCGGCCCCCTCCTGCCGGAAATCGGCCGCACTCAGTCGCTGGCCGACTGGCAGCTGGGGATGGCGGCCGCCGCCTTCGGCTTTGCGCGCATGGCCGCGGCCATGCCCACAGGGCTGCTGGTCGCCCGGCGCCTTGCAGCGACGCTCATGGCCGCGCCCGCGGTCCTCATTGCGGGGCTCCTGCTCCTCGTGAGCTCCGGGCCGTTTCCCATATTGCTGGCGGGGCGCTTCCTGCTCGGCGTCGCGCACACGCTGACCATGGTGGGCGGGCTCACGGCGATTCTCCTCGAAGACCAGGGTCCGGGCGCCTCGCTCAGGCTCAACAAATTCGAGTTCTCGGGCATGCTGGGCCTCCTGGGCGGCTTATGCGTGGTCGGCATCATGCCGGCGGCCTGGGGATGGAAGGTCTCGCTCGTCCTTGCCTCGATGCCGGCGCTCATCCCGCTCTTCCTGATTCCCGCCATGGGGCGCGCGTTTCCCAAGGCGCCCCGCGCCGAGCGCGACGTCGCGCCGGCGGAGGAGCGCCTGACCGAGCGGCGGGGGGACACGGGCGTCGTCGCCCTCATGTTCAGCGCCGGCATCGTCTTCGCGCTCTCCTGGTCGGCGGTGAGCGCGTTCGTGATTCCGATCCGCGGCACGCGCGAGTTCGGGCTGTCGCGCACCGGCATCTCCTGGCTCCTCGCGATGACGCAGGTCATCGACCTCGCGGTCCTGATCCCGGTGGGGCGGCTCGCCGACCGCGTGGGGCGCGGCCTCGTCTTGGGCGCCGTCTGCGTCGCCCTCGGTCTCGGCACCCTCGGCGTGGGGCTCGGCTCCTTCCCGTGGTTTGCGCTCGGCTGCGCCTGCTTCGGCCTGGGGCTCGGCGGATGGATGCTGCCGCTCGGCGTGATCCGGGAGCACACCCCGGTCTCGCGGCTCGCATGGCAGACCGGGCTCTATCGCGTCGGCGTGGACTCGGCCATCTTCCTGGGACCGCTCGTGGCCGGTGTCCTCGAGGGCGGCGGGCAGCGGGTCTTCCTCGCGGTCATCGGCGGCGGGGCCTTGCTGCTCGGCGCGCGATTCATCTGGCGCCCAAGCCCTTGA
- the fumC gene encoding class II fumarate hydratase yields the protein MATRRETDSMGAVEVPADRYWGAQTQRSLEHFKIAGERFPPEMIRAFGLLKKACAEVNAELGLLPKDVVHAIVQAADEVIAGTLDAHFPLVVWQTGSGTQSNMNANEVIGNRAIELLGGQMGSKKPVHPNDHVNRSQSSNDTFPTAMHLAAVSEIVTRLIPAVERLRDVLDGKARAFADIVKIGRTHLQDATPLTLGQEISGWVAMLDTSLGAIRATLPALFQLAIGGTAVGTGLNAPKGFGERVSARLAALTGLSFTSAPNKFQALASHEGLVAASGALKTLATSLTKIANDVRWLASGPRAGLGELRIPENEPGSSIMPGKVNPTQCEAMTMVCAQVIGNDVAVTIGGASGNFELNVFKPLIIHNVLRSILLLADACESFREHCAQGIEPDRERIARHVHESLMLVTALAPHIGYDKAAEIAKHAHHKGMTLREAALQLGHVTAQDFDRIVRPETMTGPDPEEAP from the coding sequence GTGGCGACCCGGCGCGAGACCGACAGCATGGGCGCCGTCGAGGTGCCCGCCGACCGCTACTGGGGCGCGCAGACCCAGCGCTCGCTCGAGCACTTCAAGATCGCCGGGGAGCGCTTCCCGCCCGAGATGATCCGGGCCTTCGGCCTGCTCAAGAAGGCCTGCGCCGAAGTCAATGCCGAGCTCGGGCTCTTGCCGAAGGACGTCGTGCACGCCATCGTCCAAGCCGCGGACGAAGTGATCGCCGGCACCCTCGACGCGCATTTTCCACTGGTAGTCTGGCAGACCGGCAGCGGGACGCAGAGCAACATGAACGCCAACGAGGTCATCGGCAACCGGGCGATCGAGCTCCTGGGCGGCCAGATGGGCTCGAAGAAGCCGGTGCATCCGAACGACCACGTCAACCGCTCCCAGTCGTCCAACGACACCTTTCCGACGGCCATGCACCTGGCCGCCGTGAGCGAGATCGTCACGCGTCTGATTCCCGCGGTCGAGCGGCTGCGGGACGTGCTCGACGGAAAGGCGCGCGCCTTCGCCGACATCGTCAAGATCGGCCGCACGCATCTTCAGGACGCGACGCCGCTGACCCTCGGGCAGGAGATCTCGGGCTGGGTGGCGATGCTCGACACGAGCCTGGGCGCGATTCGCGCCACCTTGCCCGCCCTCTTCCAGCTCGCGATAGGCGGCACAGCCGTCGGCACCGGGCTCAACGCGCCGAAAGGATTCGGCGAGCGGGTGTCGGCGCGCCTGGCGGCGCTGACCGGGCTGTCGTTCACGAGCGCGCCGAACAAGTTTCAGGCGCTCGCGTCCCACGAGGGCTTGGTCGCCGCGAGCGGGGCGCTGAAGACCCTGGCCACCTCGCTGACCAAGATCGCCAACGATGTCCGCTGGCTCGCCTCGGGACCGCGGGCGGGCTTGGGCGAGCTACGCATCCCGGAGAATGAGCCCGGCAGCAGCATCATGCCCGGCAAGGTCAACCCGACCCAGTGCGAGGCCATGACCATGGTGTGCGCCCAGGTGATCGGCAACGACGTGGCCGTGACCATCGGCGGCGCCTCGGGCAACTTCGAGCTCAACGTCTTCAAGCCGCTCATCATTCACAATGTTTTACGCTCGATCCTCCTGCTCGCCGACGCCTGCGAGTCATTTCGCGAGCATTGCGCCCAAGGCATCGAGCCCGATCGCGAGCGGATCGCGCGTCACGTGCACGAATCGCTCATGCTGGTGACCGCGCTCGCGCCGCATATCGGCTACGATAAGGCGGCGGAGATCGCCAAGCACGCCCACCACAAGGGGATGACGCTCCGCGAGGCGGCGCTCCAGCTGGGGCACGTCACGGCGCAGGATTTCGACCGCATCGTCAGGCCCGAGACCATGACCGGGCCGGACCCCGAGGAGGCCCCATGA
- a CDS encoding amidohydrolase family protein, whose product MVITDSQVHIWGADTPDRPWPPGRAHQAQKPYPVTKDMLRNAMDEAGVARVVIVPPSWEGDRNDLALEAARLHPDRFAVMGRLAVEKPESRALVAGWRKQPGMLGLRFTFHTDLQKPWLTDGTADWLWPAAENAGVPVMVFVPGSLPVVDGIAAKYPGLKLVIDHLAIWGDRRDGAAFEHLPDLLKLAKRPNVAVKSSALPCYSTEPYPFRALHEPLHRIFDGFGPERMFWGTDWTRLTCSYRQAVTMFTEELAWLKGADLEGVMGRGLSAWLGWPQGT is encoded by the coding sequence ATGGTCATCACGGATTCGCAGGTCCACATCTGGGGCGCCGACACACCCGATCGACCGTGGCCGCCGGGCCGAGCGCACCAGGCGCAGAAGCCGTACCCCGTCACCAAGGACATGCTGCGGAACGCCATGGACGAGGCGGGAGTCGCGCGCGTCGTCATCGTACCGCCCTCGTGGGAAGGGGATAGGAACGACCTTGCCCTCGAGGCCGCGCGCCTGCACCCCGACCGCTTCGCCGTGATGGGGCGGCTCGCCGTCGAGAAGCCCGAGAGCCGGGCGCTCGTCGCGGGATGGAGGAAGCAGCCGGGCATGCTCGGCTTGCGCTTCACCTTCCACACCGATCTCCAGAAGCCGTGGCTCACCGACGGTACGGCGGACTGGCTCTGGCCCGCCGCCGAGAATGCGGGCGTCCCGGTGATGGTCTTCGTGCCGGGCTCGCTGCCCGTCGTGGACGGCATCGCCGCCAAGTATCCCGGGCTCAAGCTCGTCATCGACCATCTCGCGATCTGGGGCGATCGGCGGGACGGGGCAGCCTTCGAGCACCTGCCCGATCTCCTCAAGCTCGCCAAGCGGCCGAACGTGGCGGTCAAGTCGTCCGCGCTGCCGTGTTATTCGACGGAGCCGTATCCGTTCCGCGCGCTCCACGAGCCTCTCCACCGGATCTTCGATGGCTTCGGGCCCGAGCGCATGTTCTGGGGCACCGACTGGACACGACTGACGTGCTCCTATCGCCAGGCCGTGACCATGTTCACCGAGGAGCTGGCGTGGCTCAAGGGCGCCGACCTCGAGGGAGTCATGGGGCGCGGCCTGTCGGCGTGGCTCGGCTGGCCGCAGGGCACGTAA
- a CDS encoding ATP-binding protein yields MATPARRTWTAIVRLLERDERVFAFLLAVVMVGGLASLGLALRPRHRIDLPPLVFWFAMYKVGILALVSVNPRSTRVVFSGALAVDLLLIFALLYLTGGGESLFYLLFFPLVAVNAYYFGPTVGFAGAVVAGLLFAAAAALATPWVGWYPVFMLIGLVGLPALAVGVVANRERRARAEVERLNAELTGTLTRLQGAQAELLVAERMATVGKLSLKVAHEVRNPIAAIELNAELVGDLVKERGGADMEEAATLVTAIREQVNALDAITEEYLAFARFPRPQYDEDSVNEMVAALVEFVRPVAARQGSAVEATTDQAVPPMAIDRTLLRQAILNLVKNGLEALGRGGKLTVATHRVDDQVEIAIRDTGPGITPDVGTRLFEQFFTTKPQGTGLGLYISRQIIEEHGGTLRWESAPGRGTTFTASLPIKRTEDV; encoded by the coding sequence ATGGCCACCCCGGCGCGCAGGACCTGGACCGCGATCGTCCGCCTCCTCGAGCGGGACGAGCGCGTCTTCGCGTTCCTCCTGGCCGTGGTCATGGTCGGGGGCCTCGCGAGCCTCGGCCTCGCCCTCCGTCCCCGGCACCGTATCGACCTGCCCCCCCTCGTGTTCTGGTTCGCCATGTACAAGGTGGGCATCCTCGCCCTCGTTAGCGTCAACCCGCGCTCGACGCGCGTGGTCTTCAGCGGCGCGCTGGCGGTGGACCTCCTGCTCATCTTCGCGCTCCTCTACCTCACGGGTGGCGGCGAGAGCCTCTTCTACCTGCTCTTCTTCCCGCTGGTCGCGGTCAACGCCTACTACTTCGGCCCGACGGTGGGTTTCGCCGGTGCGGTGGTGGCGGGCCTGCTCTTCGCCGCGGCGGCCGCCCTGGCGACGCCCTGGGTCGGCTGGTACCCCGTCTTCATGCTGATCGGGCTGGTCGGCCTGCCCGCGCTCGCCGTGGGCGTCGTGGCCAACCGCGAGCGGCGCGCGCGCGCGGAGGTGGAGCGCCTGAACGCCGAGCTGACGGGCACGCTGACGCGGCTCCAAGGGGCGCAGGCCGAGCTGCTCGTCGCGGAGCGGATGGCGACGGTCGGCAAGCTGTCGCTCAAGGTCGCTCACGAGGTGCGCAACCCCATCGCGGCCATCGAGCTCAACGCCGAGCTGGTCGGCGACCTCGTCAAGGAGCGCGGCGGCGCGGACATGGAGGAGGCGGCCACGCTCGTGACCGCCATCCGCGAGCAGGTCAACGCGCTCGACGCCATAACCGAGGAGTACCTGGCCTTCGCCCGCTTTCCGCGGCCGCAGTACGACGAGGACTCGGTCAACGAGATGGTGGCGGCGCTCGTCGAGTTCGTGCGGCCGGTGGCCGCGCGGCAGGGCAGCGCGGTCGAGGCGACGACCGATCAGGCCGTGCCGCCCATGGCCATCGACCGGACGCTCCTGCGTCAGGCCATTCTGAACCTCGTCAAGAACGGGCTCGAGGCGCTGGGCCGCGGCGGCAAGCTCACCGTCGCCACCCACCGTGTGGACGATCAGGTGGAGATCGCCATCCGCGACACCGGCCCCGGCATCACGCCCGACGTCGGCACGCGCCTCTTCGAGCAGTTCTTCACCACGAAGCCGCAGGGCACGGGGCTGGGGCTCTACATCTCGCGGCAGATCATCGAGGAGCACGGGGGCACGCTCCGCTGGGAGAGCGCCCCGGGCCGGGGCACGACGTTCACCGCGTCGCTGCCCATCAAGAGGACCGAAGATGTCTGA